A genome region from Fusarium musae strain F31 chromosome 5, whole genome shotgun sequence includes the following:
- a CDS encoding hypothetical protein (EggNog:ENOG41) → MIGFVLFGAGLAGLFIRLVIYPIILYFIDPKGLRKYANFSWLSPLTDLRHCYLSHTGTRSETLAAEHDRRGEHILRIGPNALSFSHPQAVRDIYGHQTKCTKDHKETVLAGTHRNLFDVVDKSDHSRKRRLLSAAFATRNLEKWEFKVQYTTQRLLDAFDQRCTGPLKPNTNPDPEDLTVDFNHWINLWTIEAINYIALSSKMTLLETGTDEVIAEKPDGTLYPARYRQAQNAAAMCKSVFVWEYELYPWLARISKVVPNKWKSYWATSAPWGDICYHQAKDRLRRYEAGEKLDDFFSCLMVNKNGVPNDLEWGEIVAETSAIIDAGAETTAIALTHILQLLISHPKQMQRLRDEVAAVMDEEDVISPFDKVKDLPYLKACLDEGLRLIPPVSSGLPRRTPPEGAKIMETWIPGDTSVSMTIWSAHHNEDIYPEPYVFKPERWLNLEERKRMEPFFIPFSAGARGCIGRNISYLEQQIVLATLVHRYEFAMPTKDFTVDRFEAFNLIMGKLPIKIWRR, encoded by the coding sequence TTCGTCTTGTCATTTATCCCATCATATTGTACTTCATCGATCCAAAGGGTTTGAGGAAATATGCAAACTTCTCGTGGCTTTCTCCTCTAACGGACCTGCGCCACTGTTATCTCAGTCACACCGGCACTCGGTCAGAGACGCTCGCTGCAGAACATGATCGTCGTGGCGAGCACATCCTCAGAATCGGGCCCAATGCATTGTCATTTAGCCATCCCCAGGCTGTCAGAGACATCTACGGTCACCAGACCAAGTGCACAAAGGATCACAAAGAGACGGTTCTGGCTGGGACGCATCGCAACttgtttgatgttgttgacaagAGTGATCATAGCAGAAAGAGAAGACTCTTATCTGCTGCCTTTGCGACAAGAAATCTTGAGAAATGGGAGTTCAAAGTGCAGTATACCACGCAGCGATTGCTCGATGCTTTTGATCAGCGATGCACGGGACCTCTAAAGCCAAACACCAATCCCGACCCTGAAGATCTCACAGTCGACTTCAACCACTGGATCAATCTCTGGACTATTGAAGCAATCAACTATATCGCCCTCTCCTCAAAGATGACTCTTCTCGAGACCGGTACCGACGAAGTCATTGCTGAAAAGCCCGACGGCACACTCTATCCCGCACGATATCGCCAAGCACAGAACGCCGCAGCCATGTGCAAGTCAGTCTTCGTCTGGGAGTATGAACTCTATCCATGGCTAGCCCGTATCTCCAAAGTTGTGCCCAACAAGTGGAAGAGCTACTGGGCCACCAGTGCGCCTTGGGGGGACATTTGCTACCACCAAGCTAAAGACAGACTGAGAAGATATGAAGCAGGAGAGAAACTTGATGACTTTTTCTCATGTCTTATGGTTAACAAAAACGGTGTGCCAAATGACCTCGAGTGGGGAGAGATTGTTGCTGAGACCTCTGCAATCATTGATGCTGGAGCTGAGACTACAGCTATTGCCCTGACACATATCCTTCAACTGCTGATCAGTCATCCCAAGCAGATGCAAAGGTTGAGAGACGAAGTAGCTGCTGttatggatgaagaagacgtcATCTCGCCATTTGACAAAGTAAAAGACCTGCCATATCTCAAAGCCTGCCTTGATGAAGGCCTTCGCCTCATTCCTCCCGTCAGCTCAGGCCTTCCACGACGCACACCCCCAGAAGGAGCTAAGATCATGGAAACTTGGATCCCAGGCGATACATCTGTGTCAATGACGATCTGGAGCGCTCACCATAACGAGGACATTTATCCCGAGCCATATGTCTTCAAGCCAGAGCGGTGGCTAAACCTGGAGGAACGTAAGAGGATGGAACCATTTTTCATCCCGTTCTCAGCGGGCGCAAGAGGGTGTATCGGACGAAACATCTCATACTTGGAACAGCAGATTGTATTGGCTACTTTGGTGCATCGATATGAGTTTGCGATGCCGACTAAGGACTTCACAGTGGACAGGTTCGAAGCCTTCAACTTGATCATGGGCAAACTGCCAATCAAGATCTGGCGAAGATAG